A region of the Salvia splendens isolate huo1 chromosome 11, SspV2, whole genome shotgun sequence genome:
CAAATGGACAACTCATTGCCATCAAAAGAGCTCAGCAAGGATCCATGCAAGGCGGCCTCGAGTTCAAAACTGAAATCGAGCTTCTGTCAAGGGTTCATCACAAGAATGTTGTGGCTCTAGTAGGTTTTTGTTTCGAACAGGGTGAACAAATGCTGGTTTACGAGTTCATCGCAAATGGCACATTGAAGGATAGTCTCTCAGGTTTTTCCTTCGTTCTCAACATAGCTAAATCTTGAAATAAATCCACAGTAAAACTGCCTCTGATATTCAGCTTATAGGTCTAGTGTTTGGTGTTTGTGATCACCACATTTAAAAAGGCAAAATATGGAACAATAGTATTTCTTTACAGGAAAGTCAGGAATCAGATTAGATTGGATGAGAAGACTGAAAATAGCCCTTGGAGCAGCCAGAGGGATTCAATATCTGCATGACTTAGCCAACCCTCCAATCATACACAGAGACATAAAATCGAACAACATCTTATTGGACGAGAGACTGAATGCCAAAGTAGCAGATTTCGGTCTCTCTAAGCCTATGAATGAACCCGAAAGAGGTCATGTCACAACTCAAGTTAAAGGCACAATGGTAAGTATACCACaacacttattttcatttttcatgtgAAGACTCAAATTGAAAATCATTGATAAATGTTATTCTTTCTTCCTAAACTCAGGGATATCTGGATCCCGAATACTACATGACGCAACAGCTGACagaaaagagtgatgtgtacaGCTTCGGGGTGCTGCTCTTGGAGCTTCTAACTGCAAGAAGTCCCATTGAGAAGGGGAAATACATAGTTAGAGAAGTGAGGCAAGCCATGGATACTGGCAAGGAAATGTATAACCTCGAGGGCATTCTTGACCCGATAGTAGCCTCAAGCCCGTCTCCCAGAAGCGTGGAGAGATTTGTGGACGTAGCTCTGAGGTGTGTGCATGAGTCGGGCGAGAGCAGGCCGCATATGAGTGAGGTGGTTAAAGAGATAGAGAACATCATGGAAGCTGCAGGATATAATCCTAATGCTGAATCAGCCTCAACCTCAGCTAGTTATGAAGGACACAGCAAAGGCTCTAACCATCCTTATAGTAACCAAAGCCTCTTTGCTTACAGTGGAAACTATCCTCCTTCAATGCTGGAGCCTAAGTAGGATTGCTTTATGATCAAAATCCATTGATTTTCTGTAAATTTGTGTCAAAATACAAGGCTTTCATGTTGTACTTACTACTTAGCTTGTCATTTTCTAGCAGCCTTGTTCAAATTGCTgtacaaattttttttgtttgacaaCTGATAAGAGATTGCAGTTTTGAAGCAATACAATATTTTATTGTTGAGttaactacaaaaatggtccatgAACTTTGCAGTTTGCACGTATGCGGTccttggactttaaaaatatcacttGCGATCTCTGGACTTTGACGTTTGcacgtttttcattttttcggAGTAAAATGGCCCCAAGGAGGACATTTTTATACTTTTCATTATCAACTCGTTTATGTTTGCAAACTTtaatctctctctccctctctctctctctctctcgcgcATTTATAGTAGTTTTATTTTCCAAACTTTCATTAGTACTACTGATGAACTCACTCAGAATTTATAATCTATGATTCTATCAATCTTGATATACTGGAATTGAAGTAGCTATACGAGCACTGAACTATTgcttttatatttatttgatcCATCTATCATTAAGgttaacataaaaaaaaatataaagtttgtTTTGGTGATGATTTCATCTTAGTACTGTCAAGATACATATATACATCGAAATTCTCGAACCATTTTCAGATGCAAAACTATGATATAATTATGTATGGAGAAATTTTTATTACTTAAATATGTTATTGATTGAACCAAGAATTTATTTCACTGTTTAGGTGAATGCACTGAAATAAGATGAACCATAAAAATTGGTAATAACCACCAAGTGGCAGTCAACTCTCATCCAAAATAGAGAGTGAGAAAGAGAAATTTAAGTTTTAAACATAAATGAGTTGAAAAGGTATAAAAATACTTATATAACTTGAGGGCATTTTAGtctaaagaaaataaaaagtgcaAATATCAAAGTTGAGAGACCTGCAAATGCAAATCCGGGGGAtattttttgtagttcactcttctTTATTGTTTTGATAAGAGGTATACTAGGAAAATTGTCTGATCAATATGACAGCACAAGAAGGTATTTCCAAGAAATACAGGGGAGATAAGTTTACTTTGGTATGTTAGTATGTAAACAGACAAGTGCAAACAAAATTCACCCACATTATAACTTGAGATTCAATGCAATACAAAATTCTATTAATCAAAATACAAATCTTAAtgttatttaaaaaaagaaaagaaaaaagccACAAATATGCCACTCATTCACATTCCATCTCATGTGAGGATGGGCTTCTCCAAGAGAGCAGAGAAGTACCACTCATTCTTCTGAATGCCCCTATCCAGCTTCATCCCAGTGTTCCACCTCAACCTCCTAAACCCGACCCGGTCGAACATCGGCACGTACGTCTCGTTCAGCTGCGACCCGAAGCAGAAGAACCGGTCGAGCCAGAACAGCCCGCCCGGCCTCAGCACTCTGTATATGTCATACAGAACAAACTCCAGCATCGGATCCGGGATCCAGTTGCTCAGCACGTGCATCGAATGCACTATATCCAACGTGTTCTCGAAGAACGGAAACCTCTGCGAGATGCTCACGTGCATCGGGATCAGCCCCCTCGACGCTATGAAGCTGTTGAACGGCCCGTCGAAGTTCATCGACGTCGTCACAATCGTCACGTTCCTCTCCCTCATCCTCGCAGCGAAGGTCCCCGAGCCTCCCCCGATGTCCAGCCCGATCCTCACGCTCCCGGGCGCCTTCGTTGCGAGGACCTGCTCCATCCCGAAGTCCAGCCCGCCGTTGTCGTATTGCCATCTTGATTTCTCCCTGCCTTGTAAATCGAAGCAGTCTTTGCAGTCGTATGACCCGGGAATTTTTTCCTCTCTATTAGGCACGTGTAGTTTTTACACGTGTACGGGTCCCACACGATGCTGGTGTCGTGTGGGGTGGCCCACATGCTCCCCGGGAGCGGGCGCGGCTCCGCGTAGTTTTTAGGCTGCGGGGGGTGGCACTTGCGCCGGGGGAGGGGCTCGCACCCCTTTAGCATTAGTATCTGAGCAAATACGTCGTCGGAGGGGCAGACCCATCCGACGTCGTACGACATGTACTTTGCCAGGTCTTGCTTGTGGTTGAGGCAGCCACCCCCGACCGAGGCGTAGATCTCGGACCCGATCCGCGGGGTGTTCCCGAGGGGGAGCATGTGGGGGCCGGCCGCGAGGCGGGCCTCGTCGGGGAGGTCGTCGAGGAGGCCGGCGTAGGAGGCCACGCCGGGTCGGTTGTCGTTGAGGTGGTCGATGAGGGATTCGAGTAGGTGGTGGGCTGAGTTGAGTTGTGTTTGCAAGTTTTCAATTCGGGAGTGGCTTTGTTGGAGTTGGTCTTGTGTGGCATTGAGCTTGAGGAGGAGAGGTTTGATGTCAAAAAAGGGGAGTTGGGAGATTCTTGAGAGTGGGTGATCAAGGTTTGAGTGAGGAGTAGTGAAAATGTAGAGGGTTATGAGGTTGGTTACTATGATTAGGAATACTATTTTGAGCATGTATGTGAGTTGAACTTGTTGGAATGATTGCTTTCTTGGGTTGgagtagggctggcaaatcgtgcggattgggtcgttatcgggtcaacctgataatgacccaacccaataaggcctaacctgaacccaacctgttaaggaaactgtaaatccgaacacgaacccgacctgctaccttcaaatccgaacacgacccgcacccgacacgaacccgttatcgacacgatataatatgggttgacacgacacgataacaacccgaacctgatattacacgattaaaacctaatattacacgattaaaccttaatttttaacctaatttacacaattaaaattcgttttatactatttaaacctaatttataagaaattaaaacattaaagtaatatatattttttaaaataataataaaaataataatattatttcttaatgggttacccgtatccgacccgcatccgacccgaacccaacccgaaattatcgggttcttaatgggtcaacccgataaggacacggatctagggctggcaattttcgacacgacacgataatccgacacgaatccgcacgaaattattgggttggggtcaagtcttattggatccgtgtccttatcgggttgacccattaagaacccgataatttcgggttgggttcgggtcggatgcgggtcggatacgggtaacccattaagaaataataatattatttttattattatttaaaaaaaatatattactttaattttttaatttcttataaattagatttaaatagtataaaatgaattttaattgtgtaaattaggttaaaaattaaggtttaatcgtgtaatattaggttttaatcgtgtaatatcaggttcgggttgttatcgtgtcgtgtcaacccatattatatcgtgtcgataacgggttcgtgtcgggtgcgggtcgtgttcggatttgaaggttgcaggtcgggttcgtgttcggatttacagtttccttaacaggtcgggttcaggttagaccttattgggttgggtcattatcaggttgacctgataacgacccaatccgcacgatttgccggccctacacggatccaataagacttgaccccaacccaataatttcgtgcggattcgtgtcggattatcgtgtcgtgtcgaaaattgccagccctaggtTGGAGTCATCACTTCCCATCTCTCACTAAAACAACTACACACTCAATGAATGCATTTAAGTTGAAATTTATATGAAGGGGAATAAAAATATAGACACTTGATTGGGAAAATGTTAGGCATGTGACCCCAAACTTTGCCGGTTAAGATTGAAATATACTCTAGAATATAGATAGAAAACAAAAGGTTTTGAAGTTAATTTAAGATCATAGTGCCTTTAACAAGGAAAGCTGGTGTCAAGTTGAATAGATGGCAACACTACAAAAAGTGCACTCTATTATTTCACGAATTTTTAGAGTGAATTCATATGCATTTATTGAGTAAGCCTAGTgtgttaatattataattatctGAGAATAAAATTAATGTTACTTGTTGATGAACCAACAACAACcgaaatgaaaagaaagaatGAGGAAGGCCATATTCTCTTTTCGTCTCTTGCGTAGCTGTTAATAGTATCACAAAATATAATTTGTAAGATAGTTTGGTCTTTGTACCAAATATTTCAGCACACCTTTATGATGAACACGAGAAACAAAGTGCATTATAATAGGATAACGTACAATATGGGTAGTCAATACAAACAACTGAAAAAACAAAATAGGAGAACACGTTAATCCTAGAATATTATTGCTATAGCAGTTTTAACATCTATAATTCATCTTAACAAATTTTCTTACTAATTAGTTTCAATTTTGAACGTGTCTCTATTCAACGTGATGTTTATACAAAGGATCGGTCCACTATGCGCACCGCATTTCACGCGGGCCACAAGATAGGCCCATTTGTCATTTATTAGAGAAGCCCATTTcacatttaataaattaaattaatgcataattactGTAGATTGATTTATATACTAACATATGTGAAAATGGGAAGAAAACAAGATTCATGAAGTGTTTGGATAATATTTTTGGTCTTCGATTTATGGTTTCTGCAATAAGGTGTTTATTTCAAGTAGCCACCTAATAAATGTGGCGAGACAGTACATTATTCTTTGAAAAATTCGCATGAAAGAAAACATGCTAACGTAACAATACAACATCTGTTTCAATTTAAGTTATCTATTTCGTTGTACCTAAATTGCGGAGTAATATACTCATCCGTCTCTGAAAAGTATGATATTTAGTTCGGTACtggttttaatgtataattggtaaagtaaaagagatagagTTAAAGTGTAATATAAATAGTGTTTGTGGAGAATGAACTTCACATCATTAATAGTagtatagtataataatataatttttaaataaaataatgtgttgtttaactattctaaaattagaaagttcatatttaaataataatattatttaaatattatactactatattaatTCTTCTATATGCTATTCCATGAATTCCGCATCCAGGATTGTATCCTAGATCACAATAGTATTCGAAATTATGGCCTCGTTTGTTTGGCTTGGTTGGGTTGTAGGAGTAATTATTTATATAGCTAGTTTGTAGCTGAAGTATCTTCTAAAACAACTAAAACAACCgtaaaatattactacttgATATATAGAATTGATTATGGTATAATTGGTAATCCACTGACCTTGTTAGAATGCAACTTAGCCAGGGTTATTTCATGACTACTAAATAAGTACTAATTACTATAGTATATACTATCAAGTCCAGAGTCATATATTTGCAGAGCCTGTATTTTTGTAAATATAGTTATAAAGTTTCAGGCCCAGTTGCCACTTTGATCTAATATAAAGTCCATTTTGACTAATGGATATAAAATTATTTCTCATCCCTTCTACACATTTTAATtggaattttataaaattgaatttgaaagaaTTGATTTCTAGCTAAGTTCcaaattctttaattaataaaatgagtatattatatgaaataaaatttaaaagaattGCACATGTACCCACAGACAGGCAaacacatacacaaaatacactataTACACTGCACACACTACTTACGTAATCTTCTCGAATTTTCGTTGTCTGGTTCTTTCTCGAGTTGTATCAAAAGTCGAATCGCATATTAGATTTcgtttaaagaaaaataaaaccaaTTATTATCTCATCTGAAACtctctttattttctctctttacAGTGGTAGGTGTTTCATGGGAGTAACATAACTAGATATTTCAGTTTCAGTCTTCAGAAAATGGTAGATGTTGAACCATAAAACATGATACTTGTGTGGCATATGTTCTTTGTATAGCCTGTAGGTAGTAATCTATTTAGATAGTGGTCCTTAGCATGTTCTTAATGAAGTGGTGCTGAATCAATGGCTAAAAGATTAAGGCCCTACTTGGTATATGATAGAATGAAATGGGAGAATGGAATGACATTCCTACCTCCATTCCATTCCTTTGCTcggtaaatttttttcttaggaATCACCATTCCATTTGGAATGGCCATTACATTCCACATAGGAATAGCCATTCCATCCATTTAGCTAAGGAATGACCATTCCATCCCATTTCATATtcctttcttcttattttaaattttaacaaaattatataaatattattttatattatatttaaatttaatatcatcacaattttataataaaattaaaattttaaaatttttaataattgaaaaatccacacacacacttcacacactacacatatttcacacactacacacttcacacattacacacattacacacatttcacatatttcacacagttcacacactacacacactttacacactacacacatttcacacacttcacacactacacacacaatatacacaaaaaatacacacattgcacacaaaataaacacactacacaaaatatacacattgtACGCACATTATACACACTTACAAATTTTACACGAAATACACACTTTACACAatctaaaatttcaaatttagttcagttttttggtttgattcagtttaaacttttgaaaaatttgaGCTTTgcaattcggttcggtttgggtaggaaaaaaaaatctactgaaaaaaaaaattcaaaaacaggatgcttgaaatgtgtgaaatgtgtgtagtgtatgaaatgtgtgaaatgtgtgtagtgtatgaacTGTGTGAAGTACGTGTATTGTATGTAGTGTATGTactgtgtgaaatgtgtgtagtgtgtgaaatgtgtgtagtgtgtgaagtttTAAACATATTTCTATATTATTTGTAGTTATCAAACATAGGAATGAAATCAATCAAGGAATAACAATTCCATTCCTTTTGTATTCCTTGAGTTTACCAAGTACAAGAATGGAATGGAATCCCCATTCCATTCCACCTTCATTCCATTCCCATCTCCATTTCATTTCCtcctcattccattccatcataccaagaaaTCCCTAATTGCTTATGAAAAAGTGTTGCTAAAGCAAATAATCTCAATTGCACTTTCTCACTTCTTAGATGTGGATATTTAGTTCTAGAACGGAGGAGATTAGAAGAAATGGCTTGAATAACTTTGTTGTGCttatttatatagaagtaggGCACATAATTTTGTAATATGAAAACAATCTGAATACAATTTGTTCTCCGTTTCCTGTccgtggacgtagccaacaCAACGTTGGTGAATTACATAAATTTTGTTTCTCTTTCCGTTTCTGTTTGTCTTAATTACACAATTGTTTTATTCTGTCACGACAGTTGCCAATGCAATCGATGCTGCCAATGTATGCACTTCAGTTGTGCTTTTAGTCCTATTTGATGGCATAAATGcatttcaatatatatatatattgatttagTACAAGGGAAGTACATTGAAGAGCTACAAGAAAACCTGAGCATTATATGGTTGAGGCACGGAGAGAGATCgaatatacaaaataaaatttgaacatGGTCACTTATAGCTCAAGTAAGCCTCTATAACTCTCTCTCCCCCTAATCCGAATATATGCTCATGTTTAGTCCATGTTAGCATTATTAGTGATGCCCGTGTTTAGTCCATGTTAGCATTATTATTAAATAGTCCtcaacatattgcgtttttttttattttggtccaaaacattatcttttgaattattcggtccctcacatttgaaatcggatcacatttgatccattttggacggttccgtcaaattttttacggttgtaattaccgggtcactaatccgtcactaatccgtaaCTAACTGaaagaaactgatccgtcactaattcgTCACAAATCCTGGGAGCAATATTTGGGCAATTAGGAACGTTGATTGCATGTTTGATGTTCTTGAAAGCCATCTTGGATCAATACCTCCCTCGTCAGCTCAAAGCCTCCGTCGACAAACACTCCCAAAAACAGCTGAATTTGCTCTCCCCTTACATCCAAATCACCTTCAATGAGTTCACCGGCGAGCGCTTCAAGCGCAGCGACGTCTACGCCGCCATTGAGACCTACCTCAGCTCCACCTCCGCTGCTCCGGCGCGCCGCCTCAAGGCCGACTCCCTCCGCGACAGCACCCGCCCCGTCTCCCTTAGCTTGGACGACAACGAGGAGGTCGCCGACGAGCACGCCGACGTCAAGGTCAGCTCGAACTGAAACTATTTTACTTCAATACTAGCAATGCCAGACTCCCTCTGTCcgcaattttaaatttgattagattttattatttccaatttCAATAAATTTCAAAAGAGAGGTTTCTCTTGTGTGACAAAGGTGTGGTGGTCCTCTGGCATGCACATCACAAAGAACCAGACCTTTTCCTTCCAACCGATGAGCGACGAGAAGCGTTTCTACAACCTCCGGTTCCACAAAAAGCACAGAAACTTCATCATCGACACTTACCTCTACCATGTCGTGAAGGAAGGGAAGGCGATCGAGGTGAGGAACCGTCGCCGGAAGCTCTACACCAACTCCGGCGCGGCGTGGACCCACGTCGCATTCGAGAGGAGTGGCATGAGCTGTTTCCGAGGATCGAGAGGTTGTTGGGGGAGGTGGAGATGACGCCGACGGATGTGGCGGAGAATTTGATGCCGAGGAGCTTGGCCGGAGATGCAGAGGAGTGCTTGGGGTAGAggatattatatactccctccgtccgccattaggagtcccggtcacttttgcgcaatgattttataaaaatggtaataaatagttaaaatggagaaattgtaaagtaagagagagaataatgttgataAGAGTCTTCttaacattattctctcttttactttaccatttcttcactttaactatttattatcatttttataaaacaagtgcgcaaaagtgaccgggactcctaatggcggacggagggagtatacgatatggatttgtgacggattagtgatggatttgtgacggatcagtttctcccagttagtgacggattagtgacggatttgtgacccggtaattaaaaccgtcaaatatttgacggaaccgtccaaaatggaccaaatgtgatccgatttcaaatgtgagggaccgaataattcaaaaagataatgttttggaccaaaatcaaaaaaatgcaatatgttaaggaccattttgggactttagtcttaaaaaaaatcaacactTGTTCAATTCAATAATGCTACAAATTATGTGAGTATCAAAGCTCAAATTTGTTGTTTTCATTCAATTTGAAGTTGGAttgaaaaattttaatttatgggTTTGGTGTGTTGTGCAGGATGGCTGCCGAAATGCTTTGTGAATCGTTTCAATACAAAATTGGTGATGATAATTGAAAACCTTAAAAAGCAGGTGGTGGCATGTTCCACCAGAGGGGGTACATGATGTTACAAGGAAATATTGAATATAATAATTGAAGAAAACAGAATGAATGATACACAACGATCAAGACCGAACTATACAAAACTAATATGGGAGAAAAAGGGTTTTCACTTTGAGAGAAAAAGTGTTGCAATTCTCTATTGATCTGAGCTTCGAAGTTACAATCTACATTGAGATTAACTACACTATTTATACAAGAAAAGTAAAGGGAGTAAACAAGATTTTACTCCAAGAAGCTGTTACAACCGCTACTTCCAACTTGAGCTACAACGGATAGTAGCCGTTGGCTAACTACTTTTCAAACTGTGTATTTCTTGATCTGGTGTGATGCAGCTCCAGATCAGTTTACCATGCATCCACGTTGCTTCTTCATCTATCTTCTctaacaatctccaccttaGATGATAAAGCAACACTCAAACAACAACTTGATACAAACTCACCAGTTTGCAGCAATATCTGAACTTATCTTTACTCAAAGGCTTAGTCAAGAAGTCTGCGGGATTGTGAGCCGTATCTATTTTCACCAGCCTCACTCTCCCACTCTCCACCTCATCACGTATGAAATGCAGCCTAACATCGATGTGTTTACTGCGCTCGTGGAACATCTGATGTTTGGCTAAACACAACGCTCCATTGTTGTCACAATGTATAGCTACTGATTGCTGCCTTACTTCAAACTCATTCACAATCCCGAGCAACCATTTTCCTTCCTTTACGGCTGAAGTCATAGCAATATACTCAGCTTCAGTAGTAGATAGGGCTACTACATGCTGCAAACTCGATTTCCAACATATAGCAGCACCAAACAGGGTGAATACATAGCCGGTTTGCGATCTCCTAGTGTCAACACTTGCCGCATAGTCAGAGTCACAATAGCCCTGTAATGCATCTTCCTCTGCTCCACCCTGATCAGTGAACAAGATCCCCAGATCACCAGCACCTTGCAAATACCTCAATGACCACTTGAGAGCACTCCAGTGCTGTCTGCCATAGGCTGCCATATGTCGACTTGTTGTACTTATTGCATAAGCCATATCAGGTCTTGTACATATCATGagatacatgagacttccaatgaTGTTTGAATATGGGATTGCCTCCATCTCCTTTACCTCCTCATCAGTTTTAGCCGCTTGCTCTTTTGACAATTTAAAGTGAACAGGCATTGGAGTTGAGGTGCTTCTCATGTTATTAACCCTGAATTTCTTCAACACTTTCTGGATATATTCTGACTGGAATAGCCATAGCTTCCTCTCACTCCTTCTTCTGACTATATCCATGCCTAGTATCCTTCTTGCATTaccaagatctttcatctcaaacacTGTCATCAACTGCTTCTTTACTCTTTTAATCTCCATGGAATCTGCTCCAGATATGAGcatgtcatccacataaagGAGTAGGTAGATAGGAGACTTACTCTTCTGCTTCTTAATGAACACACAGCTGTCATACATTGATCTAGTGAAACCAAGATTGGCTAAACTTTCTCCAAACT
Encoded here:
- the LOC121754730 gene encoding AAA-ATPase ASD, mitochondrial-like codes for the protein MFLKAILDQYLPRQLKASVDKHSQKQLNLLSPYIQITFNEFTGERFKRSDVYAAIETYLSSTSAAPARRLKADSLRDSTRPVSLSLDDNEEVADEHADVKRGFSCVTKVWWSSGMHITKNQTFSFQPMSDEKRFYNLRFHKKHRNFIIDTYLYHVVKEGKAIEVRNRRRKLYTNSGAAWTHVAFERSGMSCFRGSRGWLPKCFVNRFNTKLVMIIENLKKQVVACSTRGGT